GCTCCCGAGACTGTAAGCAAGGGTTCTCCTTGCTTTTATGAGCtcgatgtgaatttctgttcaGTACCTCCTACCCAAAACATCACCCCTCCAGTCTCAGCTCCTTCACCCCGCCCCATTGCTGTTTCCATGTCTCCACTTTCGAAAACAGCCTCACCGTCTCCAGTCTCTCCACTGATAGTCTCTTCTCCAACAGTCTTCACTAGCAGCAACAGACAGTTGCTGGAGGCATCACAGCAGACTCCTGTGGTTGAGCCATCCCTGGATGAGGCCCTAGACAATCTTCTAGCAATGAGTTTTCCACAAAATCATACAACAGCAAATGTAGATGGACCTCAGCATGCAGAGAGTCTAGGCAGAGGAATGCAGGAGGTGCATGAGGAGCTTATCCTGCCCATGGACAGAAGTGGTGTGCAGCCAGACACTTTCACCAACACCACCAATACTTGTACAGATGAGTCAGTGGACGGAGGCACAGATGGCAACGGAGACCTGGACTGGGCTGATGAGGAGCTGTCCATGTCCTTCCACGATGGTCTGGATGGCACCATGACCCCCTATACTGAGAGGCTGTACACAGATGGCAGCATGACCCCACTGACAGAGGCCAGCTGGATGGATGAGTCCATGACCCCATCTTCATGCCCCGGGACCCCTGACGTAACCCTGGACCTGCCCCTTCTTCAGACTCCCACTATAGACAGAGTCTCTGCATCTGGACATGTACGCGTCGCCGCCCCAGCTTGATTTAAGATGGGCTTGTTTTGTTTGCTAATGAGACTGATGCTTCTATAAATCCTGGCCTCTGCTTCAAGGGTTTATCTTACATGCcttatttataatattttattgacTATTTTGATCACTACTATgatcaacacattaaataagtTATGACTGATTTGTTAGCTTTTAGTATCATCACATCTTTGTTAGTTCTCTTAAGAAGAGCTTATAGGATGTTACCTGTGTTAGGATATATCCTCTGCCTGACCCATTGCAACACCACTAAATGTATTCATACTACTCACCTGATCTGCTGTGAAGACCTGTGATTGGCCTAAGTCTAGATTAATCACAAGCCTGAAAACAACTTTTAGGAGATACGTAAGTTTAGATCCTCTGACCAtctgaataaaaatatgctggaaGGGTTTTTATGATTATAGAAAAATACATTATGTTTAAGCATTGAACAAAATATAGAAACTGCCTTGTCAGGCAGAGGCTGGAGTAATTGAAGGAAGCTAATCAAAAGTTTTTGCTTGGATACTACACTCAGAACTAACCTGATGTTTGGTAGTACCAGTGCTCTGCATGGCACCACCAGTTTTGTGTGAAGGACCAAACTGCGACCTGATGTTTATGTGGCTGCTTGAAAAACTGAAGTTGAGGAGAGTTAGGTCATTGATAGTGGTGGCTTCTGACAAAAGCATGCACAAAGTTCCTAATGTGTGACTCTAAGCTCGCTGACCACTGCTTTGCCTGCATGtcagtgatttaaaaacagctggcGTGACTGACCTGCTGcctctgagctttttttttaaaattataattgGAGTGGACATATCATAAGGTGTTCACTTCCCCACCCTCCTTAGATAAAATCAGTGATTAGGCGCACTAAGGAGACTCCCAATGTGCACCCCATGTACCGAGAGGCTCATCTGCGCAGGAAGATGGGACCGATCATTGTAAACAAGAACTCTTCTCAGGACCGTCTCATAGAGGAGCTTCAGGGTAAGCTCGGCATCGGCCGCTCAGAGCGGCGGCGTAAACAGTCCGATGATTGGCTGACAGAGGGTGTCATCATCACATCCAAACCTCAACGATATCGTCCCGATGGGGCGGCCAGTGAGGTCGACAAGGTTGGCTTCAGTGAACTCAACAGTTTTCACAAATTTTCCTTTTACAATTATTTCACCTTTTCTGCTTTCCTGCGCatttcctctgtctcctcccttctttctgtttgtctcttttCTTTAGATCATAATTCCCCCAGAGTCGCCTGTCCCTGTGAGGAAGGTACTcccacctccctctccccctacTTCTCGTCGCCCCCCTGTTATAGAAGAACCTAAGCGACCCATCCCAGTACAGCACCCCCCTGTCCCAATACCACCTccgcctcctccacctccacaaaCTACCCGCCACATTCAGGAACCAGTTCCTGCCTCACCTCGGCAGTTTATAAAAGcctcacctccaccagctccagTTCAGAACCCTCCTACCCCTAAACCAGAgccccctcctcctgtcctaAAAACCCCAACCCAGCCACCAACAGTGGAGTCAGTTCCCCCAGTTACACCCAAAGTCCTGGTGTCTGTAGGCTGCCAAACAGAGTATGACCCCATCTTCCCTCCAATGCAGGCATGAACCCCCCCtctcttattttttctgtttttcacatttattttgaagttcAGTAACCCAAGACTTAAATAGTCAGTCAGTTTTGATACATTTCAACAGAAAATAACAATTTTTCATACTGAACATTTCAGATAATGGCCCAAGGGAAAGGTGGTGTCCCCAGTGGGCCCCCAACACAGGTTAACAAGTTGGACAACATGCTTGGCAGCCTGCAGTCAGACCTCAACAAACTGGGCGTGCAGACAGTAGCTAAAGGAGTTTGCGGAGCCTGCTGTAAGCCGATTGTAGGACAGGTGAGATGGTTTGGTTAAGATAATCTTttatctgtaaaataaataaatgatctaTAGAATCATGtttcaaatgtctgtttttttgtgggggggtgtTTATTAGGTGGTGACAGCCATGGGCCGCACATGGCACCCTGAACACTTCGTGTGCACACACTGTCAAGAGGAGATCGGCTCCAGGAACTTTTTTGAACGTGAAGGACAGCCCTATTGTGAGAAAGATTACCACAATCTATTCTCTCCTCGATGCTACTACTGCAACGGGCCCATACTGGATGTGAGTCGCTGCTGTCAACACACGTGGCCTTTACTGTAGACGTGTCAACCAGTAATAAATGTCTTTAATGTCCATTCAGAAAGTTGTGACGGCGCTGGATAGGACATGGCATCCGGAACATTTCTTCTGTGCTCAGTGTGGATCTTTCTTTGGCCCAGAGGgtaatgatatttttaaatatatatatataaatatgtatatgaAGTATATGAACTTAGTTTCTCTTTATATTACAGTGAATACAATCtattgtctctttctctctccaggTTTTCATGAAAAGGATGGAAAAGCCTACTGCAGGAAAGATTACTTTGACATGTTTGCACCAAAATGTGGCGGCTGTGCCAGAGCCATTCTGGAAAATTACATCTCAGctctgaactctctttggcatCCCGAGTGTTTTGTTTGCAGGGTTTGTACTGTGCATATGTCAGTAAATGTTTCCTAATAGTTTGCACGCTTCATAAGAATAAGAGTACTAAAATAACACTGTTCATCTTCTGCATGCGTTTCTGCAGGAGTGCTTCACCCCGTTTGTGAATGGAAGCTTTTTTGAGCATGACGGCCAACCCTACTGTGAAGTGCACTACCACGAACGCCGCGGCTCCCTCTGCTCTGGCTGTCAGAAGCCCATCACGGGGCGCTGCATCACAGCCATGTCCAAGAAGTTTCACCCGGAGCACTTTGTCTGCGCCTTCTGTCTGAAACAGCTCAACAAAGGCACATTTAAAGAGCAAAATGACAAACCCTACTGCCACGGCTGCTTCATCAAGCTGTTCAGTTAGAGAGTAAGGGAGAACACTTAACACTGCCACATTTGGGTCAGGGCTAAGATAAGAGTCTGAAGCATTTCTACCACAGGGAGGGTGAGAATGGATTTAGTGATGGTGTTGGAAGCGTGTATGGGCTAAGTATGTGCATGTGGTTGAAGCAGCATGCTGCTTCTGCCAGACTAAATGTTTATCATgtgattcagatttttttttttttttttttttggactgacaGCAGTTTATTTTGAAGCTTTTATGGGTTGTGAGTGGGTGACTAAATCTGATGAAGGTGTATTCAGTCTTTAAAGgacatttaaaatcttttagaataagaaatattttgtttgt
This sequence is a window from Archocentrus centrarchus isolate MPI-CPG fArcCen1 chromosome 9, fArcCen1, whole genome shotgun sequence. Protein-coding genes within it:
- the pxnb gene encoding paxillin; the protein is MDDLDALLADLESTTSHISKRPVFLPDETPYSIPTGGHSYQDVSLPPPVPPPPSAEALNGSLRDQPDSHHSSQQSLGSAQKSSWSRDSSSSPLSHIEEDHVYSFPNKQKTSDSATTAMTSALGSNLSELDRLLLELNAVQQSSPSFPTTEEAAPPLPSCSITHYENGGTPDILVSPPPQEKPKRNGRMEDARPTVESLLDELEGSVPSLSPSTRHSDLDTSSQQQARISASCATRELDELMASLSDFKIMAQGKGGVPSGPPTQVNKLDNMLGSLQSDLNKLGVQTVAKGVCGACCKPIVGQVVTAMGRTWHPEHFVCTHCQEEIGSRNFFEREGQPYCEKDYHNLFSPRCYYCNGPILDKVVTALDRTWHPEHFFCAQCGSFFGPEGFHEKDGKAYCRKDYFDMFAPKCGGCARAILENYISALNSLWHPECFVCRECFTPFVNGSFFEHDGQPYCEVHYHERRGSLCSGCQKPITGRCITAMSKKFHPEHFVCAFCLKQLNKGTFKEQNDKPYCHGCFIKLFS